A single Perognathus longimembris pacificus isolate PPM17 chromosome 17, ASM2315922v1, whole genome shotgun sequence DNA region contains:
- the LOC125366403 gene encoding cytochrome c oxidase assembly factor 3 homolog, mitochondrial has translation MVAPGAGEPLDAKNEKAPFAQRIDPMRDKLTPAQLHFMRQVQLAQWQKMMSQRRTRNIVTGLGIGAVVLAIYGYTFYSVSQERFLDELEDEAKAARARALERASGP, from the exons ATGGTGGCGCCCGGAGCTGGTGAGCCGCTGGATGCGAAAAATGAAAAGGCCCCATTCGCTCAGCGCATCGACCCGATGCGGGACAAACTGACGCCAGCACAACTGCATTTCATGCGGCAGGTGCAGCTTGCCCAGTGGCAGAAGATGATGTCACAGCGGCGGACCCGAAACATCGTGACCGGGCTTGGCATCGGGGCGGTGGTGTTGGCTATTT ATGGTTACACCTTCTACTCAGTATCCCAGGAGCGTTTCCTAGATGAACTGGAAGATGAAGCCAAAGCTGCCCGCGCCCGAGCTCTTGAGAGAGCATCAGGACCCTGA